One window of the Anolis sagrei isolate rAnoSag1 chromosome 5, rAnoSag1.mat, whole genome shotgun sequence genome contains the following:
- the LOC137097170 gene encoding LOW QUALITY PROTEIN: serine/threonine-protein kinase 17A-like (The sequence of the model RefSeq protein was modified relative to this genomic sequence to represent the inferred CDS: inserted 2 bases in 1 codon), which produces MRKRRKGQGCRMEIIHEIAVLELAQLNHWVITLHEVYETPTEMILVLEYAAGGEIFDQCVAEREDAFKEKDVRHLMRQILEGFSFLHRNNVVHLDLKPQNILLTSESPLGDIRLVDFGLSRVMKNSEELREIMGTPEYVAPEILSYDPISTATDMWSIGVLGYVMLTGVSPFLGSDKQETFLNISQMNVNYAEDNTQPVFLRXKPEERATADECLLHSWLAQTDVHDTLRWIRTTEEEPNAAILNEEDSASETSTDGEKTEESAVTEELIVVASYTLGQCRQSEKDKIVEQKTISKRFKFEEPLLQEIPGEFIY; this is translated from the exons atgaggaaaagaagaaagggacaaGGTTGCCGGATGGAGATCATTCATGAGATTGCAGTTCTGGAACTAGCACAACTCAATCACTGGGTTATCACCTTGCATGAAGTGTATGAAACACCTACAGAAATGATTTTGGTTTTGGAATATGCTGCAGGTGGAGAAATTTTTGACCAGTGTGTAGCTGAAAGAGAAGATGCTTTCAAAGAAAAAGATGTTAGACATCTCATGAGACAGATATTAGAAGGATTTTCATTTTTGCATCGAAATAATGTAGTTCACCTTGATTTGAAGCCACAGAATATTCTGCTAACCAGTGAATCACCATTGGGAGACATTAGGCTAGTAGACTTTGGCCTTTCCAGAGTAATGAAAAATAGTGAAGAACTAAGAGAAATTATGGGAACACCTGAGTATGTAGCACCTGAAATCCTGAGTTACGATCCAATCAGTACTGCAACAGATATGTGGAGCATTGGAGTACTAGGATATGTTATGCTAACAGGAGTATCACCTTTCTTGGGAAGTGATAAACAAGAAACATTCttaaatatttcacagatgaatgtAAATTATGCTGAGGATAATACACAACCTGTGTTCCTCAG TAAACCTGAGGAACGGGCAACAGCAGACGAATGCCTGCTACACTCTTGGTTAGCACAGACTGATGTTCATGATACTCTAAGGTGGATTAGGACCACAGAAGAGGAGCCAAATGCCGCTATTCTAAATGAAGAAGATTCTGCTTCTGAAACCTCTACAGATGGAGAAAAAACCGAAGAATCAGCAGTGACAGAAGAATTGATTGTAGTAGCttcata tacattggGCCAGTGTAGGCAGTCAGAAAAAGATAAAATTGTTGAACAGAAAACCATTTCCAAGCGGTTTAAATTTGAGGAACCATTATTACAAGAAATAcctggagaatttatttattga